From the Streptomyces sp. Tu 2975 genome, one window contains:
- a CDS encoding ATP-binding cassette domain-containing protein, giving the protein MTRIDKNAVEVRGLVKHFGETKALDGVDLDVREGTVLGVLGPNGAGKTTLVRCLSTLIVPDAGHATVAGYDVVRQPRQLRRTIGLTGQYASVDEKLSGRENLYMIGRLLDLSRKDAGRRAEELLERFSLAEAAKRPAGQYSGGMRRRLDLAASMIGRPAVLYLDEPTTGLDPRTRNEVWDEVRRMVVEGATVLLTTQYMEEAEQLASELTVIDRGRVIAGGAVDELKAKVGGRTLQIRPSDPAQLATMARAVTEAGLDGIGGVSAVPDEGQLYVPILSDEQLTAVVGVLSTHGFRIAHIGTHLPSLDEVFLAITGGKTPPAPVGTTIPEEVAA; this is encoded by the coding sequence ATGACGCGAATCGACAAGAACGCCGTCGAGGTACGAGGCCTCGTCAAGCACTTCGGGGAGACCAAAGCGCTCGACGGGGTGGACCTCGACGTCCGCGAAGGCACGGTCCTCGGGGTCCTCGGCCCAAACGGCGCCGGCAAGACCACCCTCGTACGCTGCCTCTCCACGCTGATCGTCCCCGACGCCGGCCACGCCACCGTCGCCGGCTACGACGTGGTTCGGCAGCCCCGTCAGCTGCGCCGCACCATCGGGCTCACCGGCCAGTACGCCTCGGTCGACGAGAAGCTGTCCGGACGGGAGAACCTGTACATGATCGGGCGGCTGCTGGACCTGTCCCGCAAGGACGCCGGCCGCCGCGCGGAGGAACTGCTGGAGCGCTTCTCGCTCGCCGAGGCCGCCAAGCGGCCCGCAGGGCAGTACTCGGGCGGCATGCGGCGCCGGCTCGACCTGGCCGCCTCGATGATCGGCCGGCCGGCGGTGCTCTACCTCGACGAGCCGACGACGGGGCTCGATCCCCGCACCCGCAACGAGGTCTGGGACGAGGTACGGCGGATGGTCGTCGAGGGCGCGACCGTGCTGCTCACCACCCAGTACATGGAGGAGGCCGAACAGCTCGCGAGCGAGCTGACCGTCATCGACCGCGGCCGGGTCATCGCGGGCGGAGCCGTGGACGAACTGAAGGCCAAGGTCGGCGGGCGCACCCTGCAGATCCGGCCGAGCGACCCGGCACAACTCGCCACCATGGCACGGGCGGTGACCGAGGCCGGGCTGGACGGCATCGGAGGCGTGTCGGCGGTGCCGGACGAAGGACAGCTGTACGTACCGATCCTCAGCGACGAGCAACTGACCGCGGTCGTCGGTGTGCTGAGCACCCACGGCTTCCGGATCGCGCACATCGGCACCCATCTGCCCAGCCTGGACGAGGTGTTCCTCGCCATCACCGGCGGCAAGACCCCGCCCGCACCCGTCGGCACCACGATCCCCGAGGAGGTCGCGGCATGA
- a CDS encoding CHAT domain-containing protein, with translation MAVGSGGGNVGGDGSGEDRGRQLLLNGIELDRHGRTEEAERLFREAAEEYGDFNGMYNLALLAERTGRIHMARLWYTEAFRHGHPEAANNLGVLLHNQEDPDAVQWFRIAAATGHPHAAANLQRLRAARAGPSVDPETAPVVKYLKAEAAFKRFEETGDDAALVAAVNITRDGVRLAPEGHPARATLLGALRGVLRHRYDLRGHTADLREAVTVVQEELSARPPDDPGRTDAARAAVALLRDLSQVLGDVGPVRQAVDIGRQALTRPGGDEGSRAHLEASLCGALTSLAVQNPDTGAGPTAGTGGTDAEAVVDGYLDEAVALGRAAVGRLPADDAVSRTNLGAALHLRGSRRSSPDDLDEAVALLRAAARSADNPRHGADAATNLASALRSRASLTRRSQDRREAEEVAEEARTVLREAPADHPRTLMHSLFAAGRSASSDEARRALAAVPRSHALRPKLLLLLATALEEEGDRDAAVVAAREAAATAVSRESTVEAQRLLGSLLLRPRDGTGPGRAEVEEAVNAFTAAVAACETTDVDRAEVLIGLSVALVNRFLHAPDGPDRDAALTVLREAAHAVGSSPQDRLSATRMWAGLAHEAGDTADALVGARVAVSLLRDVGWTGLERADQEQGLRGGAAMPREAAALAIIEGRPELAVELLEQGRSVLWRSTLHLRDDLASLAAREPSLAAEFEEIRSALDGAGRVDPETRMRLARRWTRLRDRVRSLPGFERFLAPPAFGELAPAAAEGPVVIVNISAVRCDALLVLPGGQVDVVPLPDVDFRAMDRVCNTYLEHLGDALAPGATGRVRQRARHTVHDTLEWLWERIARPVLDRLELPYRSEAPPRIWWCPTASLVSLPLHAAGRYPRTGADRTEPVGLPFAVVSSYTSTLAALVDARRRPAAGDPRLLAVALSDTKRGHAPLPGVPEELRGLREVFGLGRLSTLADGAATVAAVREQLPGHPWAHFACHGRLDMNAPATSGLCLRDGDMNVLDFAELRLNGADLAFLSACHTRLGGGQPDEAIHTAAALRMAGFRHVVSTMWSVQDRVAPAVAAAFYRNLGASGGLCSAGAAVALHRAVAELRDADLTNPMLWAPFTHDGP, from the coding sequence ATGGCGGTCGGCAGCGGTGGGGGCAACGTCGGGGGCGACGGCTCGGGGGAGGACCGTGGGCGGCAACTGCTGTTGAACGGGATCGAGTTGGACCGCCACGGTCGTACCGAGGAGGCGGAGAGGCTCTTCAGGGAAGCCGCTGAGGAGTACGGCGACTTCAACGGGATGTACAACCTGGCACTGCTCGCGGAGCGGACCGGTCGGATCCACATGGCCCGTCTCTGGTACACCGAGGCGTTCCGCCACGGGCATCCTGAGGCCGCCAACAACCTGGGCGTACTGCTGCACAACCAGGAGGACCCGGACGCGGTCCAGTGGTTCCGGATCGCCGCCGCCACGGGCCATCCCCACGCCGCCGCCAACCTCCAGAGGCTGAGGGCCGCTCGCGCCGGTCCTTCGGTGGACCCGGAGACGGCGCCGGTGGTGAAGTACCTGAAGGCGGAGGCGGCGTTCAAGCGGTTCGAGGAGACGGGCGACGACGCGGCCCTCGTCGCGGCCGTCAACATCACCCGGGACGGGGTGCGCCTGGCGCCCGAGGGGCATCCGGCACGGGCGACGCTGCTGGGCGCCTTACGGGGAGTCCTGCGCCACCGATACGACCTGCGCGGTCACACCGCCGACCTGCGCGAGGCCGTCACCGTGGTGCAGGAGGAGCTGTCGGCCCGGCCCCCGGACGATCCGGGGCGCACGGACGCCGCACGGGCTGCCGTCGCGCTGCTCCGCGACCTGTCCCAGGTCCTCGGCGACGTGGGTCCGGTGCGTCAAGCCGTGGACATCGGCAGGCAGGCGCTGACGCGGCCGGGCGGCGACGAGGGATCACGGGCCCACCTCGAGGCGAGTCTCTGCGGCGCCCTGACATCGCTGGCCGTCCAGAACCCGGACACCGGTGCAGGGCCGACAGCGGGCACCGGCGGTACGGACGCGGAGGCCGTGGTCGACGGGTACCTGGACGAGGCCGTCGCGCTGGGGCGCGCGGCCGTCGGGCGCCTGCCCGCGGACGACGCGGTGTCACGCACCAATCTCGGTGCGGCGCTGCACCTGCGGGGCTCGCGCAGGAGTTCGCCGGACGACCTGGACGAGGCCGTCGCCCTGCTGCGCGCGGCGGCACGCTCCGCGGACAACCCAAGGCACGGCGCGGACGCCGCCACCAACCTCGCGTCGGCGCTGCGCAGCCGGGCCTCCCTCACGCGCCGGTCGCAGGACCGGCGCGAGGCCGAGGAGGTGGCGGAAGAGGCGCGGACCGTCCTTCGGGAGGCGCCCGCGGACCATCCGCGGACGCTGATGCACTCCCTGTTCGCGGCCGGTCGCTCCGCCTCGTCGGACGAAGCCCGTCGCGCGCTGGCCGCCGTGCCCCGCTCGCACGCCCTGCGACCGAAGCTGCTGTTGCTGCTGGCCACGGCACTCGAGGAGGAGGGTGACCGGGACGCCGCGGTCGTCGCGGCCCGGGAGGCGGCGGCCACCGCGGTGAGCAGGGAGAGCACGGTCGAGGCGCAGCGGCTCCTCGGATCGCTGCTGCTGCGTCCGCGTGACGGGACCGGGCCGGGCCGGGCCGAGGTGGAAGAGGCCGTGAATGCCTTCACCGCGGCGGTCGCGGCATGTGAGACGACGGACGTGGACCGCGCCGAAGTGCTGATCGGTCTGAGCGTGGCGCTCGTGAACCGTTTCCTGCACGCACCGGACGGCCCCGACCGCGACGCGGCGCTGACGGTGCTCCGGGAGGCGGCGCACGCCGTCGGCTCCTCCCCCCAGGACCGTCTGTCCGCCACCCGGATGTGGGCGGGCCTGGCCCATGAGGCCGGCGACACAGCCGACGCCCTGGTGGGGGCGCGCGTCGCGGTCTCCCTGCTGCGGGACGTCGGCTGGACCGGTCTCGAGCGGGCCGACCAGGAACAGGGTCTGCGCGGCGGGGCGGCGATGCCGAGGGAGGCGGCGGCCCTGGCGATCATCGAGGGCCGGCCGGAGCTGGCGGTGGAACTCCTGGAACAGGGGCGTTCGGTGCTGTGGCGTTCCACCCTGCACCTGCGCGACGACCTGGCCTCCCTCGCGGCGCGGGAGCCGTCCCTCGCGGCGGAGTTCGAGGAGATCCGCTCCGCACTGGACGGTGCCGGCAGGGTCGATCCGGAGACCCGGATGCGTCTGGCCCGCCGCTGGACACGACTGCGCGACCGGGTCAGGAGCCTGCCGGGCTTCGAGCGCTTCCTGGCCCCGCCCGCGTTCGGCGAACTCGCTCCCGCGGCGGCGGAGGGCCCCGTGGTCATCGTCAACATCAGCGCCGTGCGCTGCGACGCGCTCCTCGTGCTGCCGGGCGGGCAGGTCGACGTCGTACCGCTGCCCGACGTCGACTTCCGCGCCATGGACCGGGTCTGCAACACCTACCTCGAGCACCTGGGCGACGCGCTGGCACCCGGTGCCACGGGCCGGGTCCGGCAACGGGCGCGGCACACCGTCCACGACACCCTGGAATGGCTGTGGGAGAGGATCGCCCGGCCCGTGCTGGACCGGCTGGAGCTTCCGTACAGGTCAGAGGCGCCGCCGCGGATCTGGTGGTGTCCCACGGCCTCCCTGGTGTCGCTGCCGCTGCACGCGGCGGGGCGTTACCCGCGCACCGGCGCCGACCGGACCGAGCCGGTCGGGCTGCCGTTCGCGGTGGTGTCGTCCTACACCTCGACCCTTGCCGCACTCGTCGACGCAAGGCGGCGCCCGGCGGCCGGCGATCCCCGGCTGCTGGCCGTGGCGCTGTCCGACACGAAGCGGGGCCACGCGCCCCTGCCGGGGGTGCCAGAGGAGCTGCGAGGGCTGCGCGAGGTGTTCGGCCTGGGGCGGCTGAGCACCCTGGCCGACGGCGCGGCCACCGTCGCGGCGGTACGGGAGCAGCTGCCCGGACACCCGTGGGCGCACTTCGCCTGCCACGGCAGGCTGGACATGAACGCACCCGCCACGTCGGGCCTGTGCCTGCGTGACGGTGACATGAACGTGCTCGACTTCGCGGAGCTCCGACTGAACGGTGCGGACCTGGCGTTCCTCTCCGCCTGCCACACCCGGCTGGGCGGCGGGCAGCCGGACGAGGCCATCCACACAGCTGCGGCACTGCGCATGGCGGGCTTCCGCCATGTCGTCTCCACCATGTGGTCCGTCCAGGACCGGGTCGCGCCCGCCGTCGCCGCCGCGTTCTACCGCAACCTCGGCGCCTCCGGCGGCCTCTGCTCGGCCGGTGCCGCCGTGGCCCTGCACCGTGCCGTCGCGGAGCTGCGCGACGCCGACCTCACGAACCCGATGCTCTGGGCCCCCTTCACGCACGACGGTCCGTAG
- a CDS encoding cupin domain-containing protein gives MAAITSRNFDSADETRAFKDGKGKLDVINTEHGPVGRAVFEPGWRWSTHIKPMAGTDSCQAAHVGYTVSGRMKVVMDGGETGEFGPGDLMSIAPGHDAWVVGDEPCVVLDWVGFGDYAKS, from the coding sequence ATGGCCGCGATCACGAGCAGGAACTTCGACTCGGCCGACGAGACACGTGCGTTCAAGGACGGGAAGGGCAAGCTCGACGTCATCAACACGGAGCACGGGCCGGTCGGCCGTGCCGTGTTCGAGCCGGGCTGGCGCTGGTCCACCCACATCAAGCCGATGGCGGGTACGGACAGCTGTCAGGCCGCACATGTCGGCTACACGGTCAGCGGACGTATGAAGGTCGTCATGGACGGCGGCGAGACCGGCGAGTTCGGACCCGGCGACCTCATGTCCATCGCACCGGGGCACGACGCCTGGGTCGTCGGCGACGAGCCCTGCGTAGTGCTCGACTGGGTCGGCTTCGGCGACTACGCGAAGTCCTGA
- the panB gene encoding 3-methyl-2-oxobutanoate hydroxymethyltransferase, translating into MTLQPAQKATDSSKALYGGKQSRRITVHDIAAAKERGEKWPMLTAYDAMTASVFDEAGIPVVLVGDSMGNCHLGYETTVPVTMDEMTLLSAAVVRGTKRALVVGDLPFGAYQEGPVQALRNATRLVKEAGVNAVKLEGGERSLAQTELIVQSGIPVMSHLGLTPQSVNTMGYRVQGRSDEAAHKLIRDAKAAQDAGAFAVVLELVPAELAAEVTRSLHIPTIGIGAGPDTDAQVLVWTDMAGLTGGKVPRFTKQYANLRQTLGDAARAFADDVAGGAFPAEEHSFH; encoded by the coding sequence ATGACGCTTCAGCCTGCCCAGAAGGCCACCGACAGCAGCAAGGCGCTGTACGGCGGCAAGCAGTCGCGCCGCATCACCGTGCATGACATCGCCGCCGCCAAGGAGCGCGGCGAGAAGTGGCCCATGCTCACCGCCTACGACGCCATGACGGCGTCCGTCTTCGACGAGGCCGGGATCCCGGTGGTCCTGGTGGGCGACTCGATGGGCAACTGCCACCTCGGCTACGAGACCACCGTGCCCGTCACGATGGACGAGATGACCCTGCTGTCCGCCGCCGTCGTACGGGGCACCAAGCGCGCCCTCGTCGTCGGTGACCTGCCCTTCGGCGCGTACCAGGAAGGGCCGGTCCAGGCCCTCCGCAACGCGACCCGGCTGGTCAAGGAGGCAGGCGTCAACGCGGTCAAGCTGGAGGGCGGCGAGCGGTCCCTGGCCCAGACCGAGCTGATCGTGCAGTCCGGCATCCCCGTCATGTCGCACCTGGGGCTCACCCCGCAGTCCGTGAACACCATGGGCTACCGGGTGCAGGGCCGCAGCGACGAGGCCGCCCACAAGCTGATCCGTGACGCCAAGGCAGCCCAGGACGCGGGCGCGTTCGCCGTGGTGCTCGAGCTGGTCCCGGCCGAGCTCGCCGCCGAGGTCACCCGCTCCCTGCACATCCCCACCATCGGCATCGGCGCCGGCCCCGACACCGACGCCCAGGTCCTGGTGTGGACCGACATGGCCGGTCTGACGGGCGGCAAGGTGCCGCGCTTCACCAAGCAGTACGCCAACCTCCGCCAGACCCTCGGCGACGCGGCGAGGGCCTTCGCCGACGACGTCGCGGGCGGCGCGTTCCCCGCGGAGGAGCACAGCTTCCACTGA